A single region of the Psychrobacter alimentarius genome encodes:
- the lnt gene encoding apolipoprotein N-acyltransferase: MRLSTVDLQKRLNPDKPKGLPMLVTVLIAWLAGAIFTLALAPYDIWPLALVSPAILYALLIPVMNGKRAFLIGQAYGTGLWCVGAFWLYTSIHVYGNTPVWLALIMIALMGLGMGLFHGFMALTFNKVVGKQPLSFAALWVLQEWMKTWLFTGFPWLFVGYAFTEQYWLSSLAPVAGVFAISFVAVLLAASVVELLRRRSGYMIPSLGLLAISTALWLINPQWTKPKGTPDLSVSLIQGNIPQDLKWLTEYQIETLKIYATLTSTEWDRDLVLWPESSIPMFQTEAVGFINEMVKMAKETDTTWVTGIPYKDEAAFDASTDKYPPFYNSVIALGADAEGLYKKQRLVPFGEYIPFEGLLDILPNLAGSQDIMSYSRGSDKQAPLRVRGHNLGSAICYEVAYPDTTRKNAIGTDFLLTISNDAWFGTSAGPLQHLQMVQMRALENGRWFMRATNTGVTAIIDHKGHIVERAPQFERTVLRGEVQARVGNTPFMRFGQYPILFIIALLLVLSYFGKGSSAQVRSSKQV, from the coding sequence ATGCGTCTGTCTACTGTTGATTTGCAAAAACGTCTGAACCCTGATAAGCCAAAAGGCTTACCAATGCTTGTGACGGTACTGATTGCGTGGCTGGCAGGCGCAATATTTACCTTGGCGCTTGCGCCTTATGATATTTGGCCGCTTGCACTGGTGTCGCCTGCTATTTTGTACGCCTTATTAATCCCTGTAATGAATGGCAAACGTGCCTTTTTGATCGGTCAGGCTTATGGCACAGGACTGTGGTGCGTGGGTGCTTTTTGGCTCTATACCTCTATTCACGTCTACGGCAATACGCCTGTATGGCTTGCACTCATTATGATTGCACTCATGGGTCTGGGCATGGGGTTGTTTCATGGATTTATGGCGCTAACATTCAATAAGGTAGTCGGTAAGCAGCCGCTGTCTTTTGCAGCGCTTTGGGTTTTGCAAGAATGGATGAAAACGTGGTTGTTTACCGGTTTCCCGTGGTTGTTTGTGGGTTATGCCTTTACCGAGCAGTATTGGCTGTCCTCATTGGCGCCTGTTGCGGGCGTTTTTGCCATCTCTTTTGTCGCGGTCTTATTAGCCGCAAGTGTGGTTGAGCTATTGCGTCGCCGTAGTGGTTATATGATTCCATCGTTGGGGCTACTGGCCATTAGCACCGCCTTATGGTTAATCAATCCGCAGTGGACAAAGCCAAAAGGCACGCCAGATTTATCTGTGTCGTTGATCCAAGGCAATATTCCTCAAGATCTCAAATGGCTCACTGAGTATCAGATAGAAACGCTCAAAATCTATGCAACCCTAACGAGTACCGAATGGGACCGCGATCTTGTGTTGTGGCCTGAGTCTTCTATTCCCATGTTTCAGACGGAAGCGGTTGGCTTTATCAATGAAATGGTCAAGATGGCCAAGGAGACGGATACTACGTGGGTCACGGGTATTCCTTACAAAGATGAAGCAGCATTTGATGCCAGTACCGATAAATACCCGCCATTTTACAACAGTGTCATTGCCTTAGGCGCAGACGCAGAAGGACTCTACAAAAAACAACGTCTGGTACCGTTTGGCGAGTACATTCCCTTTGAAGGATTGTTAGATATTTTGCCGAATCTGGCAGGTAGCCAAGACATCATGAGTTACAGTCGTGGTAGCGATAAACAGGCACCGCTACGCGTTCGTGGACACAATCTGGGATCAGCCATTTGTTATGAGGTTGCCTATCCAGATACCACCCGCAAAAATGCCATTGGTACGGACTTTTTATTGACCATCTCAAACGATGCTTGGTTTGGTACGTCAGCCGGTCCGTTGCAACATCTACAAATGGTACAGATGCGCGCGCTTGAAAATGGGCGCTGGTTTATGCGGGCAACCAATACGGGTGTGACGGCAATCATTGATCATAAAGGTCATATTGTCGAGCGCGCGCCGCAGTTTGAACGCACGGTATTACGCGGTGAGGTGCAAGCGCGTGTTGGCAATACACCCTTTATGCGTTTTGGTCAGTATCCTATCTTATTTATCATCGCGTTATTATTGGTATTAAGCTATTTTGGCAAAGGATCAAGCGCACAGGTTCGTTCTAGCAAGCAGGTATAG
- a CDS encoding transporter associated domain-containing protein: protein MSDDTPSPSSWSMRGLKRWLSTAPETRDELVRLVQDSRQFLEPDTVDMLEGVLDLPATQVREIMTPRPQVIGLHESTSISEVMDIILDTTHSRYPVFDSQDDDAVIGILLAKDLIPILVHMVRNQEEKIDSKRLRDLVRQPLYISETARSDTLLRSLQRTQVHMAIVVDEFGNFGGVVTMEDLLEEIVGDIVDEHDDFDEDSDINNIIADPEKSNTWRVQASTVIEDCNDELGSQFDDTDVDTMGGLVMQALGHVGDLEGESVVIDDWKITITDVEGRFIQNLELTKMNPDHQILIGSH from the coding sequence ATGTCTGACGACACTCCCAGCCCGAGTAGTTGGTCGATGCGCGGCTTAAAACGCTGGCTATCGACCGCCCCTGAAACCCGTGATGAACTGGTTCGTTTGGTACAAGACTCGCGCCAGTTTTTAGAACCTGATACCGTTGATATGTTAGAAGGCGTGCTAGATCTGCCAGCGACCCAAGTGCGTGAAATCATGACGCCGCGTCCGCAAGTGATAGGTTTACACGAAAGTACCAGCATCTCTGAAGTGATGGATATCATCCTTGATACCACACACTCACGCTACCCAGTATTTGACAGTCAAGACGACGATGCCGTCATTGGAATCTTGCTGGCAAAAGACTTAATTCCTATTCTGGTTCATATGGTTCGCAACCAAGAAGAAAAAATTGACAGCAAACGTCTAAGAGATTTGGTGCGCCAGCCGTTGTATATCAGTGAGACCGCGCGCTCTGATACTTTGTTACGCTCATTGCAACGGACACAAGTACACATGGCCATTGTGGTGGATGAGTTTGGTAATTTTGGTGGCGTGGTCACGATGGAAGACCTACTCGAAGAGATTGTCGGCGATATCGTCGATGAGCATGACGACTTTGATGAAGACAGTGACATCAATAACATCATTGCTGATCCCGAAAAATCTAACACGTGGCGTGTGCAAGCCTCTACAGTGATTGAAGACTGTAACGATGAGCTTGGTAGCCAATTTGATGATACCGATGTCGATACCATGGGCGGTTTGGTCATGCAAGCATTGGGTCATGTGGGAGATTTGGAAGGGGAGAGCGTGGTAATAGACGATTGGAAAATCACCATTACCGATGTGGAAGGACGTTTTATCCAAAACCTAGAGCTGACCAAAATGAATCCAGATCATCAGATATTGATAGGCAGTCATTAA